The following coding sequences lie in one Nakaseomyces glabratus chromosome K, complete sequence genomic window:
- the ZRC1 gene encoding Zn(2+) transporter ZRC1 (CAGL0K07392g~Ortholog(s) have zinc ion transmembrane transporter activity, role in cellular zinc ion homeostasis, filamentous growth and fungal-type vacuole membrane localization), translating into MLSGKEIRIGALLTLDTVFFVIEITIGYMSHSLALIADSFHMLNDIFSLLVALWAVSVAKNRGPDAKYTYGWKRAEILGALVNAVFLIALCFSIFIEALQRLIEVQEIQNPKLVLIVGCAGLASNIVGLFLFHDDGHGHGHSHGGLGSDIEAGESHGHDHGHSHGHDHSHQEEINAGLDPNCPAHRSDEELEEEDTESDGNGFYNNNIGDILTQTAMTRLATENTSLLADSDEAAKKKAEAKKKSQKSLNMHGVFLHVLGDALGNVGVIVAALFIWKTDYSWRHYSDPVVSLLITAIIFSSALPLSRRASRILLQATPSTISADEVQREILAVPGVKAVHDFHIWNLTESIYIASIHVEIDCAADKFESSARKIRRIFRQHGINSATVQPEFIRDDVSPDERRRFSMIAGGSEELPPEPLNPDHLKSSRYGTLSASNISEDAIADDN; encoded by the coding sequence ATGTTATCTGGTAAGGAAATAAGGATTGGTGCCCTGTTGACACTGGACACAGTTTTCTTCGTTATCGAGATCACTATTGGTTATATGTCTCACTCATTGGCCCTAATTGCAGATTCTTTTCATATGCtaaatgatattttctctttacTGGTTGCTCTTTGGGCTGTTAGTGTCGCTAAGAATAGAGGTCCTGATGCCAAGTATACTTACGGTTGGAAGAGAGCCGAAATTTTAGGTGCATTGGTTAACGCTGTCTTTCTGATTGCGCTGTGTTTCTCGATTTTCATTGAAGCATTACAAAGATTGattgaagttcaagaaattcAGAATCCTAAATTAGTTTTGATCGTTGGTTGCGCTGGTCTGGCCTCTAACATTGTCGGtctatttttattccaTGATGATGGCCACGGCCACGGTCACTCCCATGGTGGTCTAGGCTCTGATATTGAAGCAGGGGAAAGCCATGGCCACGATCACGGACATAGCCACGGCCATGATCATTCTcaccaagaagaaattaacGCTGGCCTAGATCCAAACTGTCCAGCACATAGatctgatgaagaattagaagaagaagatactGAGAGTGATGGAAACGGTTTCTATAACAATAACATCGGTGATATTCTGACTCAAACCGCTATGACAAGACTTGCCACCGAAAACACTAGCTTATTAGCTGATTCAGATGAAGCGGCCAAGAAGAAGGCTGAAGCCAAGAAAAAGAGCCAAAAGTCATTGAACATGCACGGTGTGTTTCTACATGTTCTTGGTGATGCTCTAGGTAATGTCGGTGTTATTGTTGCAGCTTTGTTTATTTGGAAAACAGATTATTCTTGGAGACATTACTCAGATCCAGTTGTTTCCCTTCTAATCACGGCCATAATTTTCTCATCTGCTCTACCATTATCAAGAAGAGCTTCAAGAATTCTACTACAAGCCACTCCATCCACAATTTCTGCAGATGAAGTTCAAAGAGAAATTTTGGCAGTTCCTGGTGTAAAGGCCGTCCATGATTTCCATATCTGGAACTTAACCGAGTCTATATACATTGCATCTATCCATGTTGAAATTGACTGTGCAGCTGACAAGTTTGAGAGCTCAGCCAGAAAGATCAGAAGAATTTTCCGCCAACATGGTATTAACTCTGCTACAGTTCAACCAGAATTCATTAGAGACGACGTCAGCCCTGATGAACGTAGAAGGTTCTCCATGATTGCCGGTGGCTCTGAGGAACTACCACCAGAGCCTCTAAATCCAGATCATTTGAAGTCATCAAGATATGGCACTCTGAGCGCATCTAATATTTCAGAAGACGCTATTGCTGATGAcaattaa
- the RPL20A gene encoding 60S ribosomal protein eL20 (CAGL0K07414g~Ortholog(s) have cytosolic large ribosomal subunit, nucleolus localization) has product MKIVAHLREYQVIGRRLPTESVPEPKLFRMRIFAPNEVVAKSRYWYFLQKLHKVKKASGEVVSINQIHEAHPTKVKNFGVWVRYDSRSGTHNMYKEIRDVSRVAAVETLYQDMAARHRARFRSIHILKVAEIEKTADVKRQYVKQFLSKDLKFPLPHRVQKSTKTFAYKRPSTFY; this is encoded by the coding sequence ATGAAAATAGTGGCTCACTTGAGAGAATACCAAGTTATTGGCCGTCGTTTGCCAACTGAATCCGTTCCTGAACCAAAGTTGTTCAGAATGAGAATTTTTGCTCCAAATGAAGTTGTTGCCAAGTCTCGTTACTGGTACTTCTTGCAAAAATTGCACAAGGTTAAGAAGGCTTCCGGTGAAGTTGTTTCCATCAACCAAATCCACGAAGCTCACCCAACCAAGGTCAAGAACTTCGGTGTCTGGGTTAGATACGACTCTAGATCTGGTACCCACAACATGTACAAGGAAATCAGAGATGTTTCCAGAGTTGCTGCCGTCGAAACCTTGTACCAAGACATGGCTGCTAGACACAGAGCTAGATTTAGATCTATCCACATCTTGAAGGTTGCTGAAATCGAAAAGACCGCTGATGTCAAGAGACAATACGTTAAGCAATTCTTGAGCAAGGACTTGAAGTTCCCATTGCCACACAGAGTCCAAAAGTCCACCAAGACCTTCGCTTACAAGAGACCATCTACTTTCTACTAA
- a CDS encoding uncharacterized protein (CAGL0K07381g~Protein of unknown function) translates to MTFTKAVIIFFFAIGVRSHIWNDKPSENSDNKIQHQHKKGSFKRDGTCSFPNYPGMVAVQKQGKNAGWALNTDQQCSYGTWCPYACESGKLMAQWDPSVTSYSYPGSQNGGLFCDSNGNLQKGFSDKDYCVDGKGTVSIKNEASGEVAVCQTVLPGNEDMLIPNKY, encoded by the coding sequence atgacaTTTACTAAGGCTgttattatctttttctttgcaattGGAGTCAGAAGTCACATTTGGAATGATAAGCCAAGTGAAAACTCTGACAATAAAATACAACATCAGCATAAGAAAGGAAGTTTTAAACGTGATGGAACTTGTAGCTTTCCTAACTATCCAGGCATGGTAGCAGTTCAAAAACAAGGAAAAAATGCTGGTTGGGCGCTAAACACTGATCAGCAATGTTCATATGGTACCTGGTGTCCATATGCCTGCGAATCTGGTAAATTAATGGCACAATGGGATCCAAGTGTTACTTCATATTCTTATCCTGGTTCTCAAAACGGTGGTTTGTTTTGTGATTCTAATGGAAATTTGCAAAAGGGTTTCTCTGATAAGGATTATTGTGTTGATGGGAAGGGAACAGTTTCGATAAAAAATGAGGCATCAGGAGAAGTGGCGGTATGTCAAACCGTTTTACCTGGAAATGAAGATATGCTAATTCCTAATAAGTATTAA
- a CDS encoding uncharacterized protein (CAGL0K07348g~Protein of unknown function), which yields MEVNQVSASTSSSSGAGGGNFCIVTAKNGAKAKIVVFEVGGGGNVKRNIAIEEEKKVETVTVTTTVTETLIRSHT from the coding sequence ATGGAGGTGAATCAAGTTAGTGCTAGTACGAGTTCATCTTctggtgctggtggtgGGAACTTTTGTATTGTAACAGCTAAAAATGGTGCAAAGGCTAAAATTGTTGTTTTCGAAGTTGGCGGCGGGGGTAATGTTAAACGGAACATTGccattgaagaagagaaaaaggTTGAAACAGTCACCGTTACAACAACTGTCACCGAAACATTAATTCGCTCTCATACTTGA